tgtgcggatggaaacttcattagaagctccgaatagaaaaactcttcattcagggtcttaattaaagtccccgagaagttaaagtctagcttcgacgaacttccgggaagcaaaacctaacaagcgtacagtccagggtttcgtatcgaaacattggtcatgggaaaaatacctaGAGATTCTTATTCTCCCTTccattctaaaattctcttaaacagtgctctaggagcggatatagcctttttcggacactctcgattgtagtcgggtgcgaatatggcttGTGCTATTACTTAAGCTGACTACAGTGTCAACCTTAAACATAATTTGAACTTAATTATTATACAAATAGTTTTCGTGACTCGTAATAGGATTCGAGtcatgaaaataacataaaacaataaaatataattacttaattaatcaacacgacgaaagtaaataaataatctaattatttaattcgGGGTCTTACACTCCTCCACAATCCTTCTCTGATTCGAGTCTCCAACAAGAACCCCTTCACCGATCTGGATCTCCAGCCTTCAAATGTTGGTTTGGATGAAGGGAGACTGGGAAAGGGGATGTTGTTACTGGGTTTCATATTGTGGGTTGGGTTGGGGTTTAATTTAGTTGTGTTACTTTTGGGGTTAATTAAGTGTTGGgggtttttaaaaaatcatttttaatttatgaggaAGGATGCTGCTTCATATGTTAGGATAAAGCTTTCTTTATTTGATGGTGGATAATGAAGATGGAGATGAAAAGGTTGAAGGTGGAGGATGGAGATGAAGATGGTTGTTGGaggattatatttattaatgttaatttgagatttaaacattttttttttcacgttAGAGATttaaacatgtttaattcttaAGTTTTAATTCATGAAGAAGGATTTTCttgtaatttcaatttttagtacataattttaattttaattaatttttaattacatggctgaaaaaaataaataaatcaaaatgatGTGGATAAAGCCACGAAAGCTCTGGCCTGCCACTCAGcctcctcgccggagctccgccctccggcgaggacttgaACCAAAATGCTTGCAACTGCAGGGAGATATCGCCTAgttttttccggggagggactaaaataaaaaattactacaaacacagggatcaatttgaccattaacccaaaAAATGATGACATTGATCATGATTGTAAGCAAGTAAGTTCAATTCTATCCTTTTGTATGAGGCATTGGAACTTGAGGTTAAGATACAGAAAATGTTATTGGAACTTGAGGACAAGTCCAACCAGCTTGAAAGTCAGAAGAAACATAAGGCTAGGGATGCTAAAGATGAGAATGAAAAAGCTTAAAGCGGAGATTGCGCATTATGTGAGCAGCTAGaaggaaaataattttttttagtactgAGTTGGAACTCATGAAGTAAACAACCGAGGATTCTGAGACACAATGTTACAATTGAGAAAAGTGATTGGTACCCAAATGCTATTTTCTCCATTAACATTTCATAATATCATCTACTATCCATCATTTTCCACTGTCATGTATTTTCATAGCATAAAAATGATTGACTTGAAGCTAAGGATTGTTTATGGCAGAGGGCCAAATACTGTCAGCACAAGCAAATTCATAAAACATTGTTGAATGTCTAAGTCAACCATTTAAACATGTCCactaaatatttatataaactaaaactaattcctaataatattataataaaagtATTTGTTATCATAGACAAAATGACTAGTCAGTACAAGCAAAGCTCTAATAAAATGAAGAGAACAAGTCAATCTTGGCTATAATGGGCTTAAACATGATCTCAAGCTCCTTTACATAATCCTCAAGCACCTGTATTTCATATGCCTTATTATTACCACCATCAAGCAAACTTGTAGCCTTTGTGATTGCAGAACTgatcttctccttttcttttgAGCTAAGCTTTAAATTAATACAATCATTCTTCAAGGCTTTCTTCATCTTGTAAATGTAATCATCCAAAGAATTCATTGCATTGGCCTTCctaaggaattgcttgtcttcAGCCAGGTAACTCTCAGCTTCTTGAACCAATCTCTTAATTTCTTGGGTCGACAGCCTCCCTTTGTCATTGGTTATGGTGATCTCATTCTTACTGCCAGTGGTTTGTTCCTTAGCGGAAACAGTTAGAACCCCATTTTCATCGATAGCAAAGCATATATCATGACCATTTCCGCGAGGAGCACGAGGAATGCCGGAAAGAACAAAGGAACCCAACAAATTGTTATCACTGGCTATTGCTCTCTCACCCTCATAAACCGCAATCAAGACACTGGTTTGGTTATCTTTCACTGTCATGTAACCCTTTGTCTTCTTGACAGGAATGGTAGTATTCCTAGGAATCACCACACTCATGATATCTCCTTTTAGTGATGTACCAAGAGACAGCGGTGTAACATCGGAAAGCACCAGGTTTGGGACATTCTTAATGCTTCCACTCAGCAAAGCAGCTTGGACAGCAGCACCATAAGCAACAGCCTCATCAGGGTTGATGCTCTTGCAGAGATCCTTCCCCTTGAAAAATTCCTGCAATAACTCCTGCACTTTGGGAATCCTAGACGAGCCACCAACAAGGACAACATCATCTACACTACTCTTGTCCATCTTAGCATCATTGAGGCACCTATCCACTGTTTCTATACATTCTCTAAACATGTCCATGTTAAGTTCCTCAAACCTTGCACGAGTGATTGAGGAACAGAAATCAATGCCCTGATACAAACAATCTACCTCAACTGTGGTACATGTAGTCGATGAGAGTGTCCTTTTGGCCCTCTCGCAAGCACTTCTCAACCTCCTCAGGGCTTTAGGATTTCCACTAATATCCAATTTGCTCTTCCTTTTGAACTCCTCTACAAAGTAGTTCACCATTCTATTATCGAAATCCTCTCCACCTAAGTGAGTATTTCCTGCAGTGGCTTTAACTTTGAAGTCCTTACCTTTAATTGAAAGGAGAGACACATCAAAAGTACCACCACCAAGGTCAAAGATGAATATATTTCGCGGTTTCTTACAATCACTTCTCTTGTCAAGGCCATACGCAATAGCTGCAGCTGTAGGTTCATTGATTATCCGCTTAACATTGAGACCAGCAATGGTACCCGCATCTATGGTAGCTTTGCGCTGAGAGTCATTGAAATAAGCAGGTACAGTGATAACTGCATTCTTAACAGGTGACTCCAGATATGTCTCAGCAATTTCGCACATCTTTGTGAGAACCATGGATGATATTTCTTCAGCAAAAAGATGCTTCTCCTTACCGTGATACTTAACAACAATCATGGGTTTGTCATCAACACCCGCAATAACCTTGAATGGCCATAACa
This is a stretch of genomic DNA from Lotus japonicus ecotype B-129 chromosome 1, LjGifu_v1.2. It encodes these proteins:
- the LOC130728736 gene encoding heat shock cognate 70 kDa protein-like, whose protein sequence is MGKKDEGCAIGIDLGTTYSCVAVWNDQQRRVDIIHNEQGNPITPSYVAFTDDQRLIGLAAKNQAATNPENTVFDAKRLIGRKYSDPIIKNDMMLWPFKVIAGVDDKPMIVVKYHGKEKHLFAEEISSMVLTKMCEIAETYLESPVKNAVITVPAYFNDSQRKATIDAGTIAGLNVKRIINEPTAAAIAYGLDKRSDCKKPRNIFIFDLGGGTFDVSLLSIKGKDFKVKATAGNTHLGGEDFDNRMVNYFVEEFKRKSKLDISGNPKALRRLRSACERAKRTLSSTTCTTVEVDCLYQGIDFCSSITRARFEELNMDMFRECIETVDRCLNDAKMDKSSVDDVVLVGGSSRIPKVQELLQEFFKGKDLCKSINPDEAVAYGAAVQAALLSGSIKNVPNLVLSDVTPLSLGTSLKGDIMSVVIPRNTTIPVKKTKGYMTVKDNQTSVLIAVYEGERAIASDNNLLGSFVLSGIPRAPRGNGHDICFAIDENGVLTVSAKEQTTGSKNEITITNDKGRLSTQEIKRLVQEAESYLAEDKQFLRKANAMNSLDDYIYKMKKALKNDCINLKLSSKEKEKISSAITKATSLLDGGNNKAYEIQVLEDYVKELEIMFKPIIAKIDLFSSFY